TGTATTCTGTTGCGAAAGGCGAAGTGGCGAAACGTAAGATCAAACGTATCTTCACCGCTGACCGCTGTTTGTTCGTGGCGATCGTGCTTATGATAATCGGATATCACGTTGCGTCGTATCTCGACTTGCCGGCAACGGCGTACGGTCAGACGTATCTGGAGAGCTCGATCATTCTTCTCCTCTTAGGTACGTTTACGATGATCGCGCACAACCATCCGATCATGCAGGGTATCGGTCTTATCACCATTGAGAATGCGATATTCCTTATTACGATCGGTATCAGCTACGGTATGCCGCTCTTTATCGAGATCGGTATCTTGTTCGATATGCTTATTTCGGCAGGCGTTATCGCAACGCTGACGCTGAAGATATACACCGCGTTCCACAGTGTCAATACGAGCAGAATGCGGAATTTGAAAGGGTGATGAGATGGAAGCTGTGATTGGAATTTTCGGACTGCTTATCATGGCGGCCGTTCTCGTTTGGGTGATGCCGACGAAAGCGTACGGCACGCTCCAAGCCTTGCTCGCGGTCGGCAGTGCCGTCTGCGGTGCGTGGATCGGCAAGCTCGTCATTGATGGCGGTGTCGTGACCTCTTACGGTCAGATGTTTTATATCGATGGTCTTGGTGCCATCAACGTACTTCTCGTGACGACAGTCGGTGCTCTTGCAGCCATCTATTCGAAAGGATATATGGAAGAAGAGCTCGCCGAAGGTGCGATCAC
This genomic stretch from Selenomonadales bacterium harbors:
- a CDS encoding hydrogenase: MMDSFLTIVLVMSALLLFRVGKVADAVAIIALQSGILAACGIMMWWQTGIGHLLTAAVMTLAVKVVLIPLILYSVAKGEVAKRKIKRIFTADRCLFVAIVLMIIGYHVASYLDLPATAYGQTYLESSIILLLLGTFTMIAHNHPIMQGIGLITIENAIFLITIGISYGMPLFIEIGILFDMLISAGVIATLTLKIYTAFHSVNTSRMRNLKG